The DNA region AAAGATCAAGTCCCAGGAAGTGTGACAAACTCACCCGGTGGCTTAAAGAGAAGCACTGCCGATTTCACCAAAGGTAAACACGCACTGGATGGaattcaaataaaaatgaattaaatataGTGTGTATATTTAGCTGAGGCTTCTTTCTGTGAGCAGGAAACACGCGGTGCTCTTGTCGCCCTTTTGGTGGCTTATTTTAGCAACGTGCAAATACAGTAAATGACCTCTCTGCAGGCAAAAGGACAGGAACGGGTTTTGAGCCAGGAATCTGGCTGGAATTGTGCGGCGAGCAGGCGTGCTGTGGCCTGCCAAGGGCTGATCCTGTGCGTCCTGCTCTATCGTGCATCAAAACATTCGTTTGCCTTTGGGACAGTTACATCTGAGGCTCATTATCACTGCTGGGTGATTGAGTGTTAGCTGCTTGCTAAATAGATACAAtgtaaatattatttaaaaaatcagaAGGCTCCTCTCTCTATGGATTGGATTTCTTGACTCATCTTTTGTCTTTCTGGTGACAATATAACGGCATCCTTTTTGTTGCATCACTTCGTGCAAGCTTTCGCCAGCCTGCCTGGCGGTCGCCATTCTATCACCTGGCCAGTAGAGGGTATCAGCAAGCTCACCAAGCTTGTACCTGCGTATGGCGTCGGCTTGGATGGTTATGGTGGGAAGTCGGATTTTACAAATATAACCTGATACCAAAGCCTGTATCAGTGTATAGCAAAAGGTGCATATATTCTCTTCATGATGACTTAACTGGATGCAGTAAAAACCACTTCGAAGAAAATGTATGAGTACACTTTGTGTTTGTGTATTATGGGCTTATTTGTGTATTTAGCTGTAAAATCTGAACCCTGAAGCCCATTAtattcaatatattatttatatttaaaatgcaaCATAATTTTTGTGTTCTATGCGATGTATTCCCATATTAGGCAGTTTTATCCTTGCTTTGTACTGGCCCGGCACAGAATGCTCGGCTGTGCTTTTCGTCTGTTGCTTAATGCACTTATTATCTCTGCTGACCTCTTCGTCTCTCTGGAGGAAAGTGCCTGCCAGATAAGTCATTTCAGATGTAAAAGCGCATTTGTAAGAGGTCCTTTCTTGCCAAATGACTGAATAATATGCATAAAAACATACTGTTTAAAGGTACTGTCCGTATTGCATCTAGTGTGAGATTTGTTGAAGCCAAAGGCCTGAAAGGTTTCGAGGcagctgtttatttttaatggtgctgtgtgtgtgtgtgtgtgtgtgtgcgtgtgtgtgtgtgtgtgtgagagagagagagagagagagagagagagagagggagcagaCGCGTGTCACTTCCTGGCTGCACAGGAAGATAATGCGGAGAAGAAGCAGCTAAAATGCTTGTTCGACCCGAATGTAAAGCAGCTTCCAGTGAAGCGTGTCGTGTCACCGCTCCTCAAACAGGGACGCACACAACAAACATGGCTTCAGAAATTATAGTCTGACTATTTTTTTGGAAATGGTTCCTTTCAGCAGACCTGTTATTCCGTGAATTTCCTGGAGCGATGAAACTCGGGTGTATGCATTTCTGAGATCAATGCTAGCTGTAAAATCTGGTCTTATGGACTCACAGAACAAACATGGCTTCAGAAATTATAGTCTGACTATTTTTTGGAAATGGTTCCTTTCAGCCGACCTGTTATTTGAAGAATTTCCTGGAGCGATGAAACTGAGGTCTCTGCATTTCTCAGATCAATGCTGTCGCTCAGGGCAGATAGAACCTTATATTTGCTTTGGATGTCCTATTCTTCTGTGTCCTTAGGATGTCTTGCTCTTTGTTTCCTGTGTCCTTTGGGTGTCTTTGGGTGTttatcaatacccagaatgttctcgtggtcttggcaagagcagtcttgctaacttgccttccagAAACGAACTTGGAATGCAATGAATCATGAGATTTTTCTCATTAGCGAGGATGCACCCGATGCATCCTTGATGTTTGCGCCGGGGCAGGAACGACAAccgaggattttttttttaccatactCTGTACTTCAGTTCATGAGTAATTCTGTTCTTGTACTTCAAAGTGGGAAAATAACTTCAGATCGGTATGCAAGAACACAAGAATGGTCAAGTGCACATATTGACAACATCTCTAGTTTTCTGCATCTTCTACTCTTCGTTCCCTGTGTCCTTTGGGCATATTTCTCTTCTCTTTCTGAGTTCTTTGGTTGACTTGCACATTGTTTTCTCTTCAGTTAAGTCTTCAAACCTTAAAAATCCATGTTTCTACATAAAAAGCAGGATGTGCTGTAGGTCTATAGAGTTTTGTTGGTAAGAtatgttaaatatttaattgctTTTGCATAAAACATTAGACCAGTCAACTGCTGGGAGTGACACCCGATTTTCTTCAATTCCAGACATTTTAGCAACATTATTGTGAAATGGAAAAGCCAGTAGGTAGGAACTGGAGTGTTACAAATGATAGCGGCTCTTGCAGTGAAAACTGGAGCATAGACGTTATATAGCTGCAGCTGGCTGAGCAGAATTTTGATGTGGATCGACATTAAAAATTCATCCAAACAGCTGCTCTTTTCAGAGAACGGCCCCAGCCACAGTGCGCACGCCGATCCCCGATTGCGTGTTTGCCAACTGCTTCCCAAACCATTTCAGCCTGTTCCTGATGCCCATCTAGAACCTTTTATAAGGCACTGGAAGTAATGGTGGCTTCTTGTGGCACTTTCGGACGAGCCCTTTCCCGTCTTTCTCAGGGTGAAATATGTTAAAACACTGTCATCGTGAGAAGGGACAATGATGGCCTGCAGGCTTGCCAGGTGGCAGCAGGTGGGAGTGACGGCGTGCAGCTTTAGGGAGGACATCTTCTGCATAGTGACCTCAGCCTAAGTCCTAGCTGTGGCAGAAAGCCATGTTCAGGACCCCGTCTTGGTCCTTCTGAAATCCAGAGGTCCTATGTGCAGATTCATGATGGTAAGTGTGTTGTGGGTGAATGTTAGCATGCATCTTTGGCTTTACAGCCCATCACTGTCAGGCTACAGGAAAACACCCCCAGGTGATGAGGAGGTGGACTGATAGAGATGGAGTGaatttgggggaggggtgtgtgtatatatatatatgtctctCTTTAACGGCAGTCATGAACGTCCTCTATAACACCACGGGTCAGCAAAAGGCCCCGTTACGTTATAAATCTCGGGCAGCACGCCACGGTCTTAAATCCATTTGCAAGATGATTCCTAGACATTCAGAAGGATATCAAGGATACATTTCCATTAAAATGATATTTTGTTGAGTTTATTACATATCATCCATAGGCAACAGTCCCAGAGCTGAACAAAGAAGACATGGTTGCTAGGCAACAAAACCCCATTCTCAGCGGAGGTAGTATATATGGGAGAGAGGCCTGTATGCTAGCTGAACATCTGCAAACATGAACAGCGCTAGTTAGCCATGTTTCTTATCCATATTTATTCTGCCTTTTGCTTGAGCTCCAGGGGAATCGGGGTCCTGCCCTCCCCCACTGGACTGCTTTCAGTGAGGAGCCAGGTGGTCTGGGTCATCTCCATCTTTGTCTTGAGGTTCCCAGTGCATCGTCAATAACCGAGCTCATTTCCATACCTGCAGACCCACGTTAGGGAGCCTTGGAGGAGGTGAGCATGGCGAATGAGAGCAGCTCAttcctgtttttgtgtgtttgcCTTAAGTGTACACTGACATTGCTCACCCTCAGGTTCACCAGGGCCGTCTTGTTATTACATATTGTACATAAGGGCTGACTAAATAGAGCAATCAGTGAGGGAGAATCAGGTAGGACATTGTAATAAGTCTCACTCATTATAAAGTGGTTTAGTATTATATGAATAATAATGATGGCTACCAGGGGCAGAAAGAGGCCTGTGGATCCCAGGCGGGATGAATGAGTGAAAACGAGCTCCATGGGGCAGATTCCTACCAGGGGCAGAAACAGGCCTGTGGATCCCAGCCGGGATGAATGAGTGAAAACGAGCTCCATGGGGCAGATACCTACCAGGGGCAGAAACAGGCCTGTGGATCCCAGCCGGGATGAATGAGTGAAAACGAGCTCCATGGGGCAGATTCCTACCAGGGGCAGAAACAGGCCTGTGGATCCCAGCCGGGATGAATGAGTGAAAACGAGCTCCATGGGGCAGATACCTACCAGGGGCAGAAAGAGGCCTGTGGATCCCAGCCGGGATGAATGAGTGAAAACGAGCTCCATGGGGCAGATACCTACCAGGGGCAGAAAGAGGCCTGTGGATCCCAGCCGGGATGAATGAGTGAAAACGAGCTCCATGGGGCAGATACCTACCAGGGGTAGAAACAGACCTGTGGATCCCAGCCGGGATGAATGAGTGAAAACGAGCTCCATGGGGCAGATACCTACCAGGGGCAGAAACAGGCCTGTGGATCCCAGCCGGGATGAATGAGTGAAAACGAGCTCCATGGGGCAGATACCTACCAGGGGCAGAAACAGGCCTGTGGATCCCAGCCGGGATGAATGAGTGAAAACGAGCTCCATGGGGCAGATACCTACCAGGGGTAGAAACAGACCTGTGGATCCCAGCCGGGATGAATGAGTGAAAACGAGCTCCATGGGGCAGATACCTACCAGGGGCAGAAAGAGGCCTGTGGATCCCAGCCGGGATGAATGAGTGAAAACGAGCTCCATGGGGCAGATACCTACCAGGGGCAGAAAGAGGCCTGTGGATCCCAGCCGGGATGAATGAGTGAAAACGAGCTCCATGGGGCAGATACCTACCAGGGGCAGAAAGAGGCCTGTGGATCCCAGGCGGGATGAATGAGTGAAAACGAGCTCCATGGGGCAGATACCTACCAGGGGCAGAAAGAGGCCTGTGGATCCCAGGCGGGATGAATGAGTGAAAACGAGCTCCATGGGGCAGATACCTACCAGGGGCAGAAACAGGCCTGTGGATCCCAGCCGGGATGAATGAGTGAAAACGAGCTCCATGGGGCAGATACCTACCAGGGGTAGAAACAGACCTGTGGATCCCAGCCGGGATGAATGAGTGAAAACGAGCTCCATGGGGCAGATACTTACCAGGGGCAGAAACAGGCCTGTGGATCCCAGCCGGGATGAATGAGTGAAAACGAGCTCCATGGGGCAGATTCCTACCAGGGGCAGAAACAGGCCTGTGGATCCCAGCCGGGATGAATGAGTGAAAACGAGCTCCATGGGGCAGATACCTACCAGGGGTAGAAACAGACCTGTGGATCCCAGCCGGGATGAATGAGTGAAAACGAGCTCCATGGGGCAGATACCTACCAGGGGCAGAAACAGGCCAGTGGATAGCTTATGCAACCAGAGGAAATTCCAGTATGTCAGGCTTCCCTAGCTGCTTAGGCAGTGAGATGAGGGGTAATGAAAAAGCATCCTTACCTTTCAGCATCTTTCATTGAGCTGCCAAAAAGCCTAAAGCGCAGTGGACCAGTCTGGTTCAATCCTTTTCTTTTTGTGTACATTCAGATTCTGTGCTCTGCTGTATTATTCACCTCTCTAATGTAATTCTTTCATATTTACAGTATAGATTCGGCATTTGCAGTCCCCGTGCAGTACCGTTGGTGTATTTATATCTTCATCGTAGATCTCCAGAACTTGTGCTGTTAGTCAGATTTCAGAATGACTGGCACAGTATAAGAGGAGGGAATGCATTTGATCAG from Brienomyrus brachyistius isolate T26 chromosome 1, BBRACH_0.4, whole genome shotgun sequence includes:
- the LOC125743016 gene encoding uncharacterized protein LOC125743016 isoform X3, with the translated sequence MELVFTHSSRLGSTGLFLPLVGICPMELVFTHSSRLGSTGLFLPLVGICPMELVFTHSSRLGSTGLFLPLVGICPMELVFTHSSRLGSTGLFLPLVGICPMELVFTHSSRLGSTGLFLPLVGICPMELVFTHSSRLGSTGLFLPLVGICPMELVFTHSSRLGSTGLFLPLVGICPMELVFTHSSRLGSTGLFLPLVAIIIIHIILNHFIMSETYYNVLPDSPSLIALFSQPLCTICNNKTALVNLRVSNVSVHLRQTHKNRNELLSFAMLTSSKAP
- the LOC125743016 gene encoding uncharacterized protein LOC125743016 isoform X2, whose product is MELVFTHSSRLGSTGLFLPLVGICPMELVFTHSSRLGSTGLFLPLVGICPMELVFTHSSRLGSTGLFLPLVGICPMELVFTHSSRLGSTGLFLPLVGICPMELVFTHSSRLGSTGLFLPLVGICPMELVFTHSSRLGSTGLFLPLVGICPMELVFTHSSRLGSTGLFLPLVGICPMELVFTHSSRLGSTGLFLPLVGICPMELVFTHSSRLGSTGLFLPLVAIIIIHIILNHFIMSETYYNVLPDSPSLIALFSQPLCTICNNKTALVNLRVSNVSVHLRQTHKNRNELLSFAMLTSSKAP
- the LOC125743016 gene encoding uncharacterized protein LOC125743016 isoform X4, which encodes MELVFTHSSRLGSTGLFLPLVGICPMELVFTHSSRLGSTGLFLPLVGICPMELVFTHSSRLGSTGLFLPLVGICPMELVFTHSSRLGSTGLFLPLVGICPMELVFTHSSRLGSTGLFLPLVGICPMELVFTHSSRLGSTGLFLPLVGICPMELVFTHSSRLGSTGLFLPLVGICPMELVFTHSSRLGSTGLFLPLVAIIIIHIILNHFIMSETYYNVLPDSPSLIALFSQPLCTICNNKTALVNLRVSNVSVHLRQTHKNRNELLSFAMLTSSKAP
- the LOC125743016 gene encoding uncharacterized protein LOC125743016 isoform X1, whose protein sequence is MELVFTHSSRLGSTGLFLPLVGICPMELVFTHSSRLGSTGLFLPLVGICPMELVFTHSSRLGSTGLFLPLVGICPMELVFTHSSRLGSTGLFLPLVGICPMELVFTHSSRLGSTGLFLPLVGICPMELVFTHSSRLGSTGLFLPLVGICPMELVFTHSSRLGSTGLFLPLVGICPMELVFTHSSRLGSTGLFLPLVGICPMELVFTHSSRLGSTGLFLPLVGICPMELVFTHSSRLGSTGLFLPLVAIIIIHIILNHFIMSETYYNVLPDSPSLIALFSQPLCTICNNKTALVNLRVSNVSVHLRQTHKNRNELLSFAMLTSSKAP
- the LOC125743016 gene encoding uncharacterized protein LOC125743016 isoform X5; its protein translation is MELVFTHSSRLGSTGLFLPLVGICPMELVFTHSSRLGSTGLFLPLVGICPMELVFTHSSRLGSTGLFLPLVGICPMELVFTHSSRLGSTGLFLPLVGICPMELVFTHSSRLGSTGLFLPLVAIIIIHIILNHFIMSETYYNVLPDSPSLIALFSQPLCTICNNKTALVNLRVSNVSVHLRQTHKNRNELLSFAMLTSSKAP